The Phycisphaeraceae bacterium genomic sequence GTGGCATGACCATCGAAATGAAAACCTGAATGAACGCCAGCGCCGCCATGGTGATGAAAACCCAGAGCAGTGCGTGACCGATCGCGTGCTGAATCTTGTGCAGGAGTTCCGGAGGAAGGCTCGTGTGCCGTGACGGATCGAGCGCATCACCGGGAGTGAATCCCAGTTCATGAAGATGCTTGATCTCAGGCAGCATGAGGATGTTGATCAGTGCTCCGAGCAGGCCGACTCCCAGTGCGCCGCCCATGGAGCGGAAAAAGGAAGCACTGCCGGTGACGCTGCCGCGCTGCTTGAGGGGCGCAGCATCTTGCGCTGAGAGCAGGTACGCAAGCGAACAGGGGCCGAATCCCAATCCGACCACCGCCAGGATGCCGGATAAAACCACTTGCGGCGCTTCGACGAGGGTGCAGATGAGCACGCCGGTAAGCCCCGTGAGCACCAGTGTCGCGCCGATGAGGGCGGTCTTACGAAAACCCCAGCTGACAAAAAACGGCGCGATCGCAAAGTTGCTGATCGCCCAGGTCAGGATGACCGGCGTGACGACCCCCGCAGCCGAGCCCGGCCCGCCGCCCCGCGCACCCTGGACGTAAAGCGGCACGTAGGTGTCCACACTCATGACGCATAATCCAAGCAGAAACATCCCCATCAGCGAGGGACCGATCGCGCGGTTGAAGATGATCTCCGGCGGGAGGATCGGTTGACGGGCACGCCGCTCATGCAGCAGGAAATAGGTAAACGCGATGACCGCCACGACCGCGCACGTCACCAGCAGCGGCACCGGCCACCCGCCAGGCCCCATGCCTGAGAGCACCGCAAGCAGCGCGGTACACGCGACCGCCAGCGAGATGAT encodes the following:
- a CDS encoding MFS transporter; this encodes MKPATESAPAPSSAHESDPDRHYILAALMLVMSLASLEQTVTSTAMPTIIGELQGLEHYAWVASIYLLASIITMPLYGRLTDKLGRKRVILFTIVLFTAGSVLASFSRNMHELILYRGIQGLGAGGIMPVVLTILADIYSLEERARVQGFFSAVWGIAALTGPPLGAFLVKTLGWRSIFYVNFPFAMLGIAVLSWKYVDRSPRHAVDLNLPGIISLAVACTALLAVLSGMGPGGWPVPLLVTCAVVAVIAFTYFLLHERRARQPILPPEIIFNRAIGPSLMGMFLLGLCVMSVDTYVPLYVQGARGGGPGSAAGVVTPVILTWAISNFAIAPFFVSWGFRKTALIGATLVLTGLTGVLICTLVEAPQVVLSGILAVVGLGFGPCSLAYLLSAQDAAPLKQRGSVTGSASFFRSMGGALGVGLLGALINILMLPEIKHLHELGFTPGDALDPSRHTSLPPELLHKIQHAIGHALLWVFITMAALAFIQVFISMVMPRKYATHKPSASDAFEAAG